The Thermus brockianus genome window below encodes:
- a CDS encoding radical SAM protein: MELLRPEATLLALGDRVVSFDREGRPYHYFRQGLTFKRALDGSLHLRFRDGERRRRRLAEEEALVVYREVLELAAAHLQDPGRRAEVLAWTPEGLLDPTPYRRAYAWPVSILPPDAYLSVVLQATTGCSWNRCAFCSFYQDRPFQKRSPEAFREHVERVLALLGRGRLLRRGVFLADGNALALAEPLLPLLEAVGEAFPGEPVLGFLDLFTGLRRPASWWRRLRALGLRRVYLGLETGHAPLLALLRKPGHPREALALVGALKRAGLGVGVILMVGAGGKPFAEAHFRESLALLAELPLDREDIVYLSPFQENPGTPYAALGLEPLPDVEGELRAWAEAVRRLGLRASRYDIREFLY, encoded by the coding sequence GTGGAGCTCCTGCGCCCCGAGGCCACCCTCCTCGCCCTGGGGGACAGGGTGGTCTCCTTTGACCGGGAGGGCCGGCCCTACCACTACTTCCGCCAGGGCCTTACCTTCAAGCGCGCCCTGGACGGAAGCCTCCACCTGCGCTTCCGGGATGGGGAGAGGAGGCGGAGACGCCTGGCCGAGGAGGAGGCCCTAGTCGTCTACCGGGAGGTCCTGGAGCTGGCGGCGGCCCACCTCCAAGACCCCGGGCGCCGGGCCGAGGTCCTGGCCTGGACCCCCGAGGGGCTCCTGGACCCCACCCCCTACCGCCGGGCCTACGCCTGGCCGGTCTCCATCCTGCCCCCGGACGCCTACCTCAGCGTGGTCCTCCAGGCCACCACGGGGTGTAGCTGGAACCGTTGCGCTTTTTGCTCCTTTTACCAGGACCGCCCCTTCCAAAAGCGTAGCCCTGAGGCCTTCCGGGAGCACGTGGAGCGGGTGCTGGCCCTTTTGGGCCGGGGGCGGCTTTTGCGCCGGGGGGTCTTCCTGGCGGACGGCAACGCCCTGGCCCTGGCCGAACCCCTCCTCCCCCTCCTGGAGGCGGTGGGGGAGGCCTTTCCCGGGGAGCCCGTCCTGGGCTTTTTGGACCTCTTCACCGGCCTCAGGAGGCCCGCCTCCTGGTGGAGGCGGCTTCGCGCCCTGGGCCTGCGGCGGGTCTACCTGGGCCTGGAAACGGGCCACGCCCCCCTCCTCGCCCTCCTCCGGAAGCCGGGCCACCCCCGGGAGGCCTTGGCCTTGGTGGGGGCCCTGAAGCGGGCGGGCCTGGGCGTGGGGGTGATCCTCATGGTGGGGGCGGGGGGGAAGCCCTTCGCCGAGGCCCATTTCCGGGAAAGCCTCGCCCTCCTCGCCGAGCTTCCCCTGGACCGGGAGGATATCGTTTACCTCTCTCCATTCCAGGAAAATCCCGGTACCCCCTACGCCGCCTTGGGCTTGGAGCCCCTTCCCGACGTGGAGGGGGAGCTTAGGGCCTGGGCGGAGGCCGTCCGGCGCCTGGGCCTCAGGGCGAGTCGGTACGATATCCGGGAGTTCCTCTACTGA